The Bacillus sp. FJAT-27916 genomic interval TGAAACATTCATCAATCTTTTAACAGAAAATCAAATCGCTTACTCCGAGAAACAAATTAAAGTCATCCATGTCTACGCAGATCTAAGCGATATCGTAAACGGCAGTTTTTTTGAAGTAATGGACTATAATCCAAACCGTAAAACCATACCCGTCGCAAGTGAAACAGCCGTGGAAGGCTTAAATTTAGCCAAGGATGAGGTCATCATGGCTGGATTCAGTGATGCAAATGCCAGCCTTTATCAATTTAATGAAGCAGGTACGTTAATCCTTGAAGGGCCAAATGGCTCAATGAAGCAAACCTTGGCGGGATTGAAGAAAGAATCTCTTGTTTCCAGTTATTTCACTATTGATATGCCTCTAGCTCTCATCGACCAGACCGTTTTTAACGAGATTGCTGAGAATCCTGATTCCTCTATCCAGCAGGAAGCTACTATCTTTACGGGTATTACGATTAATCATGAAGCCAATCTCAAGAAAGCGAATGACCTGTTCATGGAGCTCCCGGATAAAGAATACATGAATGACTCCCGCCCACAGCTTGTCCATGATATGAAAAACACGATGGGCTTGATGCTCTTTATTGTTGCCTTCCTCGGGCTCACGTTCTTGATTACATCCGGATGTATTCTTTATTTCAAGCAAATGGATGAAGGAGAAGAAGAGCTGCCGAACTACACAATCCTGCGCAAGCTCGGTTTCACGGAAGGCGATTTATTAAAAGGTGTCATTGCCAAGCAAATCTTCAATTTCGGCATCCCGCTGATCATTGGCCTTTCCCATGGCTATTTTGCCGTTCAGTCCGGCTGGTTCTTATTCGGAACTGAGCTATGGACACCAATGCTGATTGTCATGGTTCTTTACACCGTTCTTTACTCAATATTCGGCCTTCTCTCTGTGCTCTACTACAAGAATTTGATAAAGAAGGCCCTATAAAAACCAAGGCTCCAGCTGTTAAAACCTGGAGCCTTTATTTCTGTCTATGTATGCTTCGAACAGCCCTGATAATCTCACTTTTTGGTATCTCCGGGTATTTAGCCTGGATTCTTTTCACACAATCTGTCCAGCTCTCCTCCTGCAGAAGACGCTGAATATCTGCCTCAACCTCCGGAGGTAATCCCCTTCCTTCCTCCTCATCCATCTCTATGTTCTCTAAGAAAAGACCTGTCACCCCATGAATAATGGTAATCACCACTTTCATCAGCAAAGAAATTTCTATTCCATCCATAAAGAAATCAAGCATGCTCAATACGATCAACGTTCCGCCCCATTCCAGCAATGTACGAAGGAATGTATTGGTATAAAACGCTTTATATCGGTCCTTCACAGCATTTA includes:
- a CDS encoding YrvL family regulatory protein, with translation MKNLLAIISVFMILLAIFAPAGIMYAFLIHFTGQDYASIPYLLLFLILFCMIDIGVGTWIDSLLNAVKDRYKAFYTNTFLRTLLEWGGTLIVLSMLDFFMDGIEISLLMKVVITIIHGVTGLFLENIEMDEEEGRGLPPEVEADIQRLLQEESWTDCVKRIQAKYPEIPKSEIIRAVRSIHRQK